In a single window of the Deltaproteobacteria bacterium genome:
- a CDS encoding alpha/beta fold hydrolase: protein MAEKTLEEIKADIAHRAGRINPFERVKKQDVDDILKNLTSLDPELWGREWGKFGDKYETLGDEQLKQSKTKDAGETFYLAYEYFRVGRYPVPSSPEKKKCYAGALRTFLKAAPYMDPPLERCEIPFEGKKVVGYLQVPKGVTRPAVVMHWGGVDGWKEDRRTNNDVLLKMGIACFTIDMPGAGENPCLGQEPKAERTFSAAMDYLETRKDIDGKRIACMGGSFGGYWAAKLAHTEPKRLRGAVNWGAGVHRTFQEEWLRPALTLTASQYLMGPSSLLDARSYIFGVKTLEEVLKTAPTLSLVTQGLIDQPSAPLLCINGKDDDQHPISDLYLLAEHGSPKDLRIMEGAGHMGRKKGQSNDEVVNIVTTWLKEKLA from the coding sequence ATGGCGGAAAAAACTCTCGAAGAGATCAAAGCCGACATCGCGCACCGCGCCGGGCGCATCAATCCGTTCGAGCGGGTGAAGAAGCAAGATGTCGATGACATTCTGAAAAACTTGACGAGTCTCGATCCAGAGCTGTGGGGCCGCGAGTGGGGCAAGTTCGGTGACAAGTATGAAACGCTTGGTGACGAACAGTTAAAGCAGAGCAAGACCAAAGATGCGGGCGAAACGTTCTACCTCGCCTACGAATATTTCCGCGTTGGCCGCTATCCGGTGCCGAGCAGCCCGGAGAAAAAGAAGTGCTACGCGGGTGCGCTAAGAACTTTTCTCAAGGCCGCGCCGTATATGGATCCGCCGCTGGAGCGCTGTGAGATTCCCTTCGAAGGGAAGAAAGTCGTCGGTTATCTGCAAGTGCCCAAGGGCGTCACCCGCCCGGCGGTGGTCATGCACTGGGGCGGCGTCGACGGCTGGAAAGAAGATCGCCGGACTAACAATGACGTGTTGCTCAAGATGGGCATCGCTTGTTTCACCATCGACATGCCGGGCGCCGGTGAGAATCCGTGCCTTGGGCAAGAGCCGAAAGCGGAACGGACATTTTCCGCGGCGATGGACTATTTGGAAACCCGCAAGGACATCGACGGCAAGCGCATCGCTTGCATGGGCGGCAGCTTTGGCGGCTACTGGGCGGCGAAGCTGGCGCATACTGAACCGAAACGGCTGCGCGGCGCGGTAAATTGGGGCGCCGGTGTGCACCGCACGTTCCAAGAAGAGTGGCTGCGCCCAGCGCTGACGCTGACCGCGTCGCAATATCTCATGGGGCCGTCGAGCCTGCTCGACGCGCGCTCTTATATATTCGGCGTGAAGACATTGGAAGAAGTTCTTAAGACCGCGCCGACATTATCGCTCGTGACGCAGGGGCTGATCGATCAACCCAGCGCGCCGCTGCTCTGCATCAACGGCAAGGACGACGACCAGCATCCGATCAGCGATCTTTATCTGCTCGCCGAGCATGGCAGCCCGAAAGACTTGCGGATCATGGAAGGCGCCGGCCACATGGGGCGAAAAAAAGGACAGTCGAACGACGAGGTGGTGAATATCGTCACCACCTGGCTGAAAGAAAAATTAGCCTAG
- a CDS encoding carboxymuconolactone decarboxylase family protein, with protein sequence MPRIATIDKKEDLKPEDQKIYDAIAQSRGVVGGPWKALLHSPEMAYRTMHLGSYVRFESTLDHKVVEFAALVAARELECKHEWAAHVGHGQKAGIPMETIRAVYQKKPAEAFSFEDSQIVSFVREMIHSHRVSEPTYQAIYGRFGEKGMVELTATIGYYAMLACTLNTFDVYTATPPDDLKI encoded by the coding sequence ATGCCTCGCATTGCAACCATCGACAAGAAAGAAGACCTAAAACCGGAAGATCAAAAAATTTACGACGCCATCGCGCAAAGCCGCGGTGTGGTCGGCGGACCGTGGAAGGCGCTGTTGCACAGCCCCGAGATGGCCTATCGGACTATGCACCTTGGCAGCTACGTGCGGTTCGAGTCGACGCTAGACCATAAGGTGGTCGAGTTTGCCGCCCTGGTCGCCGCGCGGGAGCTGGAGTGCAAGCATGAGTGGGCGGCGCATGTAGGGCATGGACAAAAAGCTGGCATCCCGATGGAAACGATCCGCGCGGTTTATCAGAAGAAGCCGGCCGAAGCGTTTTCATTTGAAGACTCACAGATCGTCAGCTTTGTGCGCGAGATGATTCACAGTCATCGCGTCAGCGAGCCAACGTATCAGGCGATCTATGGCCGCTTTGGCGAAAAGGGCATGGTCGAGCTAACGGCGACCATCGGTTACTACGCTATGCTGGCTTGTACGCTGAACACTTTTGATGTTTACACGGCGACGCCGCCGGATGATTTGAAAATTTGA
- a CDS encoding diguanylate cyclase has protein sequence MRSQSGHGRIMQDLEIRSLMTKAVKCTTPTTPLSQVVQTMKDNRHSCMVVVENNRPVGIVTERDIVKRFLELQQQGKDYDPPAGAVMSAPPVTVAEHTQLFEALVLAKSNQIRHLPVVDGSGELVGLVTQTDLVSAHFRVLETQTEILERAVANRTQELMDVNRKLREMSLEDPLLKIGNRRSMEVDLNFTHASALRYQRPYAVVLFDVDHFKLYNDHYGHVAGDEALKEVAGLLKESVRKTDRVYRYGGEELLVLLPETSREGAKTLAHRMIYGVMDKKIAHEKHPLKVVTISGGLSGPDEAAGQEPWHDVVQRADCALYKAKGSGRNRVVSLFYSDLLREQEPARLSA, from the coding sequence ATGCGCTCGCAAAGCGGGCACGGGAGAATCATGCAGGATCTCGAAATAAGAAGTCTGATGACCAAAGCGGTGAAATGCACCACCCCCACGACCCCCCTGTCGCAGGTGGTCCAGACGATGAAAGATAATCGTCACTCCTGCATGGTGGTGGTCGAAAACAATCGGCCCGTCGGCATTGTCACCGAGCGCGACATTGTCAAACGTTTTCTTGAGCTGCAGCAGCAAGGCAAAGACTACGATCCGCCGGCGGGAGCGGTCATGTCTGCCCCACCGGTTACCGTCGCCGAACACACCCAGCTCTTTGAAGCGCTCGTCCTCGCCAAATCAAATCAGATTCGCCATCTTCCAGTCGTCGATGGTTCTGGAGAACTCGTCGGTCTGGTCACCCAAACAGACTTGGTCTCGGCTCATTTTCGCGTGCTCGAGACTCAAACGGAAATTCTCGAACGCGCCGTGGCCAATCGCACCCAAGAGTTGATGGACGTCAATAGGAAATTACGCGAGATGTCGCTCGAAGATCCGCTCTTGAAGATTGGTAACCGCCGCTCCATGGAGGTCGATCTCAACTTTACGCATGCCTCGGCGCTGCGCTATCAGCGTCCCTACGCCGTGGTGCTCTTCGACGTCGATCATTTCAAGCTCTACAACGACCACTACGGTCATGTTGCCGGGGATGAGGCTTTGAAAGAAGTGGCGGGACTACTCAAGGAGAGCGTACGCAAAACCGACCGCGTTTACCGCTACGGCGGTGAGGAGCTGCTAGTCTTGCTGCCGGAAACTTCGCGCGAAGGCGCCAAGACCCTCGCCCACCGGATGATCTATGGCGTGATGGACAAGAAAATTGCCCACGAGAAACATCCACTCAAAGTCGTCACCATCAGCGGCGGCCTGAGCGGCCCCGACGAAGCCGCCGGCCAGGAACCCTGGCACGACGTCGTGCAGCGTGCCGATTGCGCCCTCTACAAAGCTAAGGGCAGCGGCCGCAACCGCGTCGTCTCGCTCTTCTACTCCGACCTACTACGTGAGCAAGAACCGGCACGCCTGAGCGCGTAG